CGCCGGTTCATGGCGGCGCGCACAAGTCTGATCATCTCGCACCGCATCTCGACGGTGCGCGGCGCCGACCTGATCGTAGTGCTGGCGGACGGGAGGATCGTCGAGCAGGGCACGCACGACGCCCTGCTGGATGCCGGCGGGCTCTACGCCGACCTCTATCAGAAGCAGCTCCTAAAGGAGGCCCTGGAGGCCGACGAGGCCCCTGTGTCATGAGCACCGTGTTCCACGAAGACGAGATCATCGGCGCGGCCTACGACGCCCGCCTGATGCGGCGGTTGATGGGCTACGTGCGCCCCTACCGCGCCGCCGTCGTCCTGGCGGTTGTGCTGCTGCTGCTCACCTCCGCGGCCAGCCTGGTAGGGCCCTACATCGTGCGGATAGCCATTGACGATCACATCACGCCCGGGCGGCTGGAAGGGCTGGGGGTGGTCATTCTCGCCTACCTGGGGGCGCTGGTCGCCGCCTTTGTCCTCCGCTACGCCCAGACCTACATGATGGCGCGCGTCGGGCAGCACGCGATGTACGACCTGAGGATGGAGTTGCTCACCCACCTCCAGCGGCTCTCGGTCGGCTTCTACACGCGCCAGCCGGTCGGCCGGCTGGTCACCCGCGTCACCAACGACATCGAGGCCCTAAACGAGATGATCACCCAGGGCGTGGTGGCCATCTTCGGCGACCTGGTGACGCTGGTGGGCATCGTCGCCATCCTGCTGTACCTCGACTGGCGCCTGGCCCTGGCCACCATGCTGGTGCTGCCGGCCATCATCCTCTTTACCGCGCGGTTCCGGGCGGTGGCGCGCGAGGCCTACCGCGCGATCCGGGTGCGCCTGGCCCGCATCAACGCCTTCCTCAACGAGCACATCATGGGGATGGGGATCGTGCAGCTCTTCGGCCGCGAAGCCCGGGAGCAGGCGCGTTTCGAGGAGCTGAACCGCGAGCACCTTGCGGCCACCATGGCGTCGCTGAGGTCGTTCGCGATCTTCCACCCCGTGGTGGGTGCCATGAGCGCGGTGGCGGTGGCGATCATCATCGCCTACGGCGGCGCGCAGGCGCTGGCAGGAACGATAAGCGTGGGGCTGGTGGTGGCGTTCGTCCAGTACGCCCAGCGGTTCTTCGAGCCGATCGAGGACCTGGCCGAGAAGTACAATATCCTGCAGGCGGCCATGGCCTCATCCGAGCGGCTCTTCCGCCTGCTCGACGAGCCGGTCGAGGTGGAGGATCCACCCGCGCCGCTGCGCGCGGATCGCGTGCGGGGGGAGATCGAGTTTCGCAACGTCTGGTTCGCCTACGAGCCCACTTCGCCCCACCAGGACGGCGGCCCGCAGGCGCCGGCCGGGCATTCTGCGCCCGCCCCGGAGCACGACTGGGTGCTGCGGGACGTGTCGTTTCGCATCCTTCCGGGCGAGAGCGTGGCGTTCGTGGGACACACCGGCGCCGGCAAGTCTTCAATTATCAACCTGATAACGCGGTTCTACGACCCGCAGCAGGGATGCGTGCTGGTGGACGGCAGCGACGTCCGCGGTTGGGATCAGCGCGATCTGCGCCGGCACATCGGCCTGGTCCTCCAGGACGTCTTCTTGTTCGCCGGGACGATAGAAGATAACATCCGGCTGGGGACCTC
The Armatimonadota bacterium DNA segment above includes these coding regions:
- a CDS encoding ABC transporter ATP-binding protein, which produces MSTVFHEDEIIGAAYDARLMRRLMGYVRPYRAAVVLAVVLLLLTSAASLVGPYIVRIAIDDHITPGRLEGLGVVILAYLGALVAAFVLRYAQTYMMARVGQHAMYDLRMELLTHLQRLSVGFYTRQPVGRLVTRVTNDIEALNEMITQGVVAIFGDLVTLVGIVAILLYLDWRLALATMLVLPAIILFTARFRAVAREAYRAIRVRLARINAFLNEHIMGMGIVQLFGREAREQARFEELNREHLAATMASLRSFAIFHPVVGAMSAVAVAIIIAYGGAQALAGTISVGLVVAFVQYAQRFFEPIEDLAEKYNILQAAMASSERLFRLLDEPVEVEDPPAPLRADRVRGEIEFRNVWFAYEPTSPHQDGGPQAPAGHSAPAPEHDWVLRDVSFRILPGESVAFVGHTGAGKSSIINLITRFYDPQQGCVLVDGSDVRGWDQRDLRRHIGLVLQDVFLFAGTIEDNIRLGTSSITSEQVRRAAEFVNAARFIERIPGGYQAQVQERGATLSVGQKQLIAFARAIAHNPEVLLVLDEATSSVDTDTEILIQDALGRVMQNRTSIIIAHRLSTIQHVDRILVIHKGRIAEEGTHRELLARGGIYTKLYQLQYRDQELRHDA